The following are from one region of the Sandaracinus amylolyticus genome:
- a CDS encoding SUMF1/EgtB/PvdO family nonheme iron enzyme: MRALVLAFLAATVMACGPVASDLDGGGDRLDAGPDAQLGLDDAGTMPDDASLDGASDWGPCTASGIAGRCVDVAACEGTSTPGLCPGPTSIQCCTAPRDGGTSSTCDPDARPLPNEGLVEEPGEDGCPAGMVRVTDAFCIDRFEASLVEVLADGSTRGWSPYFEPVGVRVRATSLRGAVPQGYIRGTQAAAACTEAGKRLCTNTEWLRACQGSSGTTYPYGATRMPGWCNDARAQHPAVEYFMTSADWIYSELDHPCLSQLPDSLARTGDHPMCESESGALDMMGNLHEWTSDPAGTFRGGFYVDTVRNGPGCLYTTTAHDVSHRDYSTGFRCCWSE; encoded by the coding sequence GTGCGCGCTCTCGTGCTCGCGTTCCTCGCCGCGACGGTCATGGCTTGTGGACCGGTCGCCTCCGACCTCGACGGCGGCGGTGATCGTCTCGACGCGGGCCCCGACGCGCAGCTCGGGCTCGACGACGCGGGCACGATGCCCGACGACGCGTCGCTCGACGGCGCGTCGGACTGGGGCCCGTGCACGGCCTCGGGCATCGCGGGGCGCTGCGTCGACGTCGCGGCGTGCGAGGGCACCTCGACGCCCGGCCTCTGCCCCGGCCCGACGAGCATCCAGTGCTGCACCGCGCCGCGCGACGGCGGCACTTCGTCGACGTGTGATCCCGACGCGCGCCCGCTGCCCAACGAAGGGCTCGTCGAAGAGCCCGGCGAAGACGGATGCCCCGCCGGCATGGTGCGGGTCACCGACGCGTTCTGCATCGATCGGTTCGAGGCCTCGCTCGTCGAGGTGCTCGCGGACGGATCGACGCGCGGTTGGTCGCCCTACTTCGAGCCGGTCGGCGTGCGCGTGCGCGCGACGTCGCTGCGCGGCGCGGTCCCGCAGGGCTACATCCGCGGCACCCAAGCGGCCGCGGCGTGCACCGAAGCGGGCAAGCGCCTCTGCACCAACACCGAGTGGCTGCGCGCGTGTCAGGGCTCGAGCGGTACGACGTATCCGTACGGCGCGACGCGCATGCCCGGCTGGTGCAACGACGCGCGCGCGCAGCACCCCGCGGTCGAGTACTTCATGACGAGCGCGGACTGGATCTACTCCGAGCTCGATCATCCGTGCCTGAGCCAGCTGCCCGACTCGCTCGCGCGCACCGGCGATCACCCGATGTGCGAGAGCGAGAGCGGCGCGCTCGACATGATGGGCAACCTGCACGAGTGGACGTCGGATCCCGCGGGCACGTTCCGCGGCGGCTTCTACGTCGACACCGTGCGCAACGGTCCCGGCTGCCTCTACACGACGACGGCGCACGACGTCTCGCACCGCGACTACTCGACGGGCTTTCGCTGCTGCTGGAGCGAGTGA
- a CDS encoding RCC1 domain-containing protein, whose amino-acid sequence MRTLVLASLLLVCSVIVSGCGARSPLDPIWSNDEPASDDAGSPSDPGLRDADVPRDARADERDAAIPLDDGGRDPIEESPRVEIVSAGWRHSCALRGGRALCWGNNASGQLGDGTYVDRDAPVEVLHDEPFAEISAGMQHTCARSRRGEIWCWGHNLHGQVGVVLGESSTTNRPVRVPGITGARGVSAAGQHTCAVRSDRTATCWGHGAFGQLGHGDTASTTTPITVVALDRIEHIEAGWRHTCAVRDDGSVWCWGQNLERQLGVERVEAILTPVQVPGVAGAEQVSAGTHHTCAVLEGGRVSCWGSMGPSGRAEGPFPAHEIVGLSRALQVGAGERGRACVVHENGSLGCFPVLVPHVGADVRIGPFGARRYSIGFEHACVALEDGGVACFGEDDYGQLGDGAPRVGSTTPVRVVGF is encoded by the coding sequence GTGCGCACGCTCGTCCTCGCCTCGCTCCTGCTCGTCTGCTCGGTGATCGTGTCGGGATGCGGCGCGCGCTCGCCGCTCGATCCCATCTGGAGCAACGACGAGCCCGCGTCGGATGACGCGGGCTCGCCGAGCGATCCCGGCCTCCGCGACGCGGACGTGCCGCGCGACGCGCGCGCCGACGAGCGCGACGCCGCGATCCCGCTCGACGACGGCGGGCGCGATCCGATCGAGGAGAGCCCGCGCGTCGAGATCGTCTCGGCGGGCTGGCGACACAGCTGCGCGCTGCGCGGAGGACGCGCGCTGTGCTGGGGCAACAACGCGAGCGGTCAGCTCGGCGACGGCACCTACGTCGACCGCGACGCGCCGGTCGAGGTGCTGCACGACGAGCCCTTCGCCGAGATCTCCGCGGGCATGCAGCACACCTGCGCGCGCTCGCGCCGCGGCGAGATCTGGTGCTGGGGCCACAACCTCCACGGTCAGGTCGGCGTGGTGCTCGGGGAGTCGAGCACGACGAATCGCCCGGTGCGCGTGCCCGGCATCACGGGCGCGCGCGGCGTGAGCGCCGCGGGACAGCACACCTGCGCGGTGCGCTCCGATCGCACCGCGACCTGCTGGGGCCACGGCGCGTTCGGACAGCTCGGCCACGGCGACACCGCCTCGACCACGACGCCGATCACGGTCGTCGCGCTCGATCGCATCGAGCACATCGAAGCGGGCTGGCGACACACCTGCGCGGTGCGCGACGACGGCAGCGTGTGGTGCTGGGGCCAGAACCTCGAGCGCCAGCTGGGCGTCGAGCGCGTCGAGGCGATCCTCACGCCGGTGCAGGTGCCCGGCGTCGCGGGCGCGGAGCAGGTGAGCGCGGGCACGCACCACACGTGCGCGGTGCTCGAGGGCGGACGCGTCTCGTGCTGGGGCTCGATGGGCCCTTCGGGCCGCGCCGAAGGACCGTTCCCTGCGCACGAGATCGTCGGCCTCTCGCGCGCGCTGCAGGTCGGCGCGGGCGAGCGGGGACGCGCGTGCGTGGTGCACGAGAACGGCTCGCTCGGGTGCTTCCCGGTGCTCGTCCCGCACGTCGGCGCCGACGTGCGCATCGGGCCCTTCGGCGCGCGTCGCTACTCGATCGGCTTCGAGCACGCGTGCGTCGCGCTCGAGGACGGCGGCGTCGCGTGCTTCGGCGAGGACGACTACGGCCAGCTCGGCGACGGCGCGCCCCGCGTCGGATCGACCACGCCGGTGCGCGTGGTCGGCTTCTGA
- a CDS encoding TRM11 family SAM-dependent methyltransferase, whose protein sequence is MRRPDDRDPRPAPSHRGKPVQRPSKPPLRVQTTTLWEYPSQHYGAGMQGDQRYVGATPSYVIWNLIQRYTREGDLVVDPMCGSGTTIDVAKDTNRRARGFDLAPFRDDIEKSDARKLPLGKESVQLVFLDPPYGDHIDYSEDPACIGKLSAYDPRYYEAMGQVLRECARVLVPGGVMGLYVCDYFEKKKGFAPVGFQLFAQLASLMIPLDVVAVTRHHKTLKMGNYHKAAEEQNFFLRGFNYLFIVQKPERAARRR, encoded by the coding sequence ATGCGACGTCCCGACGACCGTGATCCCCGCCCTGCGCCGTCCCATCGCGGCAAGCCGGTCCAGCGCCCGAGCAAGCCGCCGCTGCGGGTCCAGACCACGACGCTCTGGGAGTACCCCTCGCAGCACTACGGCGCGGGCATGCAGGGCGATCAGCGCTACGTCGGCGCGACGCCCTCGTACGTCATCTGGAATCTCATCCAGCGCTACACGCGCGAGGGCGATCTCGTCGTCGATCCGATGTGCGGCTCGGGCACGACGATCGACGTCGCGAAGGACACGAACCGCCGCGCGCGCGGGTTCGATCTCGCGCCGTTCCGCGACGACATCGAGAAGTCCGACGCGCGCAAGCTCCCGCTCGGGAAGGAGAGCGTGCAGCTCGTCTTCCTCGATCCGCCCTACGGCGATCACATCGACTACTCCGAGGATCCCGCCTGCATCGGGAAGCTCAGCGCGTACGACCCGCGCTACTACGAGGCGATGGGCCAGGTGCTGCGCGAGTGCGCGCGCGTGCTCGTGCCCGGCGGCGTGATGGGCCTCTACGTGTGCGACTACTTCGAGAAGAAGAAGGGCTTCGCGCCGGTGGGCTTCCAGCTCTTCGCGCAGCTCGCGTCGCTGATGATCCCGCTCGACGTCGTGGCCGTCACTCGGCACCACAAGACGCTGAAGATGGGCAACTACCACAAGGCCGCGGAGGAGCAGAACTTCTTCCTGCGCGGCTTCAACTACCTGTTCATCGTGCAGAAGCCCGAGCGCGCCGCCCGCCGTCGCTGA
- a CDS encoding RNA polymerase sigma factor: MDAGREDGLEVALAAARARAVGAGGVDVGAVFDAHGKYVARVLRCLGVRDQELADVCQEVFLVVQRRLRELDGRASLRTWLYAICVRKALAARRDAARRRAREAPETSEPIGERTPQDELERTRRLAQAIEILGGIAEDKRAVFVLYEVEQLPMPEVAEIVGCPLQTAYSRLYAARKEIAEALRRLRAGGRAE, translated from the coding sequence GTGGACGCGGGGCGCGAAGACGGGCTGGAGGTGGCGCTCGCCGCGGCGCGCGCTCGCGCGGTGGGCGCGGGCGGCGTCGACGTGGGCGCCGTGTTCGACGCGCACGGCAAGTACGTCGCGCGCGTCTTGCGCTGTCTCGGGGTGCGCGATCAGGAGCTCGCCGACGTGTGCCAGGAGGTCTTCCTCGTGGTGCAGCGTCGATTGCGCGAGCTCGACGGTCGCGCGTCGCTGCGGACGTGGCTCTACGCGATCTGCGTGCGCAAGGCGCTCGCGGCGCGGCGTGATGCGGCGCGACGACGCGCGCGCGAGGCACCGGAGACGAGCGAGCCGATCGGCGAGCGCACGCCGCAGGACGAGCTCGAGCGCACGCGCCGTCTCGCGCAGGCGATCGAGATCCTCGGCGGCATCGCCGAGGACAAGCGCGCGGTCTTCGTCCTCTACGAGGTCGAGCAGCTGCCGATGCCGGAGGTCGCGGAGATCGTGGGTTGTCCGCTGCAGACCGCGTACTCGCGGCTCTACGCGGCGCGGAAGGAGATCGCGGAGGCGCTGCGTCGCCTTCGCGCCGGTGGGAGGGCGGAATGA
- a CDS encoding FG-GAP repeat domain-containing protein produces MRKARIVGIVVGIAVCAIASCVGCSGGTEPATPPSPPTEAPPAPAPTPPTPTAARTQGEQRGLLVASSQFRVENGAVTATPGPARLEILTPDGDQWRAEVIEDPRSNVFHKALWWQPPTGEPGIVTLGGMAAAVKLWRRGASGWTSETLWTEEFGGQFNRMRDAEIANVYGDGPAIAVATHDQGVVATVRPGASGWTIDRLDREPNTFVHEIEIGDLNGDGQLEIYATPSEPNDLGGGEQSGQVVRYVPRAQQGRTVVADLGNRHAKEIWVGDADGDGRDELYVAVEALTRGSGAALEIVEPVEIRRYDADTAPTAGNVIARIPGERLTRFLTVGDVDGDGRREMVIATFRSGLWLARPGRDPRGEWSLESIDRESSGFEHAALLTDLDGDGKDELYVGADEQGELRRYVWVNGRARREVMLRREVPRAIMTWNLMPVPLSAVAPR; encoded by the coding sequence ATGCGAAAGGCTCGGATCGTCGGGATCGTGGTCGGGATCGCGGTGTGCGCGATCGCGTCGTGCGTGGGGTGCTCGGGAGGAACGGAGCCGGCGACCCCGCCGAGCCCGCCCACGGAGGCGCCGCCTGCCCCGGCTCCGACGCCTCCGACCCCGACCGCGGCGCGCACCCAGGGCGAGCAGCGCGGGCTCCTCGTCGCGAGCTCGCAGTTCCGCGTCGAGAACGGCGCGGTCACCGCGACGCCCGGCCCGGCACGCCTCGAGATCCTCACGCCCGACGGCGATCAGTGGCGCGCCGAGGTGATCGAGGATCCCCGCAGCAACGTCTTCCACAAGGCGCTCTGGTGGCAGCCGCCGACGGGTGAGCCGGGGATCGTCACGCTGGGCGGCATGGCCGCGGCGGTGAAGCTCTGGCGTCGCGGCGCGAGCGGGTGGACCAGCGAGACGCTCTGGACCGAGGAGTTCGGCGGCCAGTTCAACCGCATGCGCGACGCGGAGATCGCGAACGTGTACGGCGATGGCCCCGCGATCGCCGTCGCGACGCACGATCAGGGCGTGGTCGCGACGGTGCGTCCGGGCGCGAGCGGGTGGACGATCGATCGTCTGGATCGCGAGCCCAACACGTTCGTGCACGAGATCGAGATCGGCGATCTGAACGGCGACGGGCAGCTCGAGATCTACGCGACGCCGAGCGAGCCCAACGATCTCGGGGGCGGCGAGCAGAGCGGTCAGGTCGTGCGCTACGTGCCGCGCGCGCAGCAGGGCCGCACGGTCGTCGCGGACCTCGGGAACCGTCACGCGAAGGAGATCTGGGTCGGCGACGCGGACGGCGACGGTCGCGACGAGCTCTACGTCGCGGTCGAGGCGCTCACGCGGGGCAGCGGCGCGGCCCTCGAGATCGTCGAGCCGGTCGAGATCCGTCGCTACGACGCGGACACCGCGCCGACCGCGGGCAACGTGATCGCGCGCATCCCGGGCGAGCGCCTCACGCGCTTCCTGACCGTCGGCGACGTCGACGGAGACGGGCGCCGCGAGATGGTGATCGCGACGTTCCGCAGCGGGCTCTGGCTCGCGCGTCCGGGTCGCGATCCGCGCGGCGAGTGGTCGCTCGAGAGCATCGATCGCGAGTCGAGCGGCTTCGAGCACGCGGCGCTGCTCACCGACCTCGACGGCGACGGCAAGGACGAGCTCTACGTGGGCGCGGACGAGCAGGGCGAGCTGCGCCGGTACGTATGGGTGAACGGGCGCGCGCGCCGCGAGGTGATGCTGCGTCGCGAGGTGCCGCGCGCGATCATGACGTGGAACCTCATGCCGGTTCCGCTGAGCGCGGTCGCGCCTCGCTGA
- the nth gene encoding endonuclease III has product MNAPVLKRDEKAARIVEILEKLYPSPPIPLDHVDPFTLLVAVVLSAQTTDKKVNEVTPALFAAAPTPEKMAALSEAEILAYIRQVGLSPQKSKALKGLATKIVNEHGGQVPRTFEALEALPGVGHKTASVVMIQAFGHPAFPVDTHIHRLAWRWGLSDGSNVERTEADLKRTFDRSKWDKLHLQIIYFGREHCPALRHDLSACPICSWAAPAKVRAAEAKGGPKSKGRKR; this is encoded by the coding sequence ATGAACGCGCCCGTGCTCAAGCGCGACGAGAAGGCGGCTCGCATCGTCGAGATCCTCGAGAAGCTCTACCCCAGCCCGCCGATCCCGCTCGATCACGTCGACCCCTTCACCCTGCTCGTCGCGGTCGTGCTCTCCGCGCAGACCACGGACAAGAAGGTCAACGAGGTCACGCCCGCGCTCTTCGCGGCCGCGCCCACGCCCGAGAAGATGGCGGCGCTGAGCGAGGCCGAGATCCTCGCGTACATCCGCCAGGTCGGGCTCTCGCCGCAGAAGTCGAAGGCGCTCAAGGGCCTCGCGACGAAGATCGTGAACGAGCACGGTGGTCAGGTGCCGCGCACGTTCGAGGCGCTCGAGGCGCTGCCCGGCGTGGGCCACAAGACCGCGTCGGTGGTGATGATCCAGGCGTTCGGCCACCCGGCGTTCCCGGTCGACACCCACATCCACCGGCTCGCGTGGCGCTGGGGCCTCTCCGACGGGTCGAACGTCGAGCGCACCGAGGCGGACCTCAAGCGCACCTTCGATCGATCGAAGTGGGACAAGCTGCACCTGCAGATCATCTACTTCGGTCGCGAGCACTGCCCTGCGCTGCGCCACGATCTGAGCGCGTGCCCGATCTGCTCGTGGGCCGCGCCCGCGAAGGTACGCGCCGCCGAGGCCAAGGGCGGTCCGAAGAGCAAGGGGCGCAAGCGATGA
- a CDS encoding PEGA domain-containing protein: protein MIVATTRPTEMQRAIETADHSAAALSATVGGVIPNERAVARVESALSEPFRAAPPEIGRRLGQAAEAVLEDVAFGRNQQGLDVGQPLLAELDPHLAGLGRDEQTASDVANLCLYLVRAHVQKRDIGAARQQVQVCLRLVPDLRADERLHPPSVRDLVSEARASLERGEGGILAVHAAPTDPEGCAIRVNGRRMGQTPWARVPLPPGPYVVQIECAADRAGRVHPVQVAGDSPTRVMIHVELAQRLTTRPALALVYTSREQLANHLPEDVALIAHTLGATRMLAAVDDGRNLAVRAFAVSDEGPLLVGSAPVPEPIDMTRSREAVAAVLSGRQLDAPVESAVPSDAREEETAHVQAGGGGAPNVASLVLGSILALGGAAGLCVGWYYWTELEAAWATFDTFENVEMTVAYAQAQDDIFMTRWIVLGTGIGGGALLTMALPFLLPHEEGVPWWSFIPAAAGAALAGVGIWQLTEDGEAIGPPQTLTTEPAWLGAHLIAHAVPLLSVPFIYLVRDATRDRSAGAAVHVDDQRAELRVWGSF, encoded by the coding sequence GTGATCGTCGCGACGACGCGTCCCACCGAGATGCAGCGCGCGATCGAGACCGCCGATCACTCCGCCGCCGCGCTGAGCGCGACCGTCGGCGGGGTGATCCCCAACGAGCGCGCCGTCGCGCGCGTGGAGAGCGCGCTCAGCGAGCCCTTCCGCGCCGCGCCGCCGGAGATCGGGCGGCGCCTCGGGCAAGCGGCGGAAGCGGTGCTCGAGGACGTCGCGTTCGGTCGCAACCAGCAGGGGCTCGACGTGGGTCAGCCGCTGCTCGCCGAGCTCGATCCGCACCTCGCAGGGCTCGGCCGCGACGAGCAGACCGCGAGCGACGTCGCGAACCTCTGCCTCTATCTCGTGCGCGCCCACGTGCAGAAGCGCGACATCGGTGCGGCGCGACAGCAGGTCCAGGTGTGCCTGCGACTGGTGCCCGATCTGCGCGCCGACGAGCGATTGCACCCGCCGAGCGTGCGCGACCTCGTGAGCGAGGCGCGCGCGTCGCTCGAGCGCGGCGAGGGCGGGATCCTCGCGGTGCACGCGGCACCGACCGATCCCGAGGGATGCGCGATCCGGGTGAACGGTCGTCGCATGGGCCAGACGCCGTGGGCGCGCGTGCCGCTGCCGCCCGGGCCCTACGTGGTGCAGATCGAGTGCGCCGCCGATCGCGCGGGGCGCGTGCATCCGGTGCAGGTCGCGGGCGACTCGCCGACCCGCGTGATGATCCACGTCGAGCTCGCGCAGCGGCTCACGACGCGCCCCGCGCTCGCACTGGTCTATACGTCGCGCGAGCAGCTCGCGAACCACCTGCCGGAGGACGTGGCGCTCATCGCGCACACGCTCGGCGCGACGCGGATGCTCGCGGCGGTGGACGATGGCCGCAACCTCGCGGTGCGCGCGTTCGCGGTGAGCGACGAGGGCCCGCTGCTCGTCGGCTCGGCGCCGGTGCCCGAGCCGATCGACATGACGCGCAGCCGCGAGGCGGTCGCAGCGGTGCTTTCCGGACGTCAGCTCGACGCGCCGGTCGAGAGCGCGGTGCCGAGCGATGCGCGCGAAGAGGAAACGGCGCACGTGCAGGCAGGCGGCGGTGGCGCGCCGAACGTCGCGTCGCTCGTGCTCGGATCGATCCTCGCGCTGGGCGGCGCCGCGGGCCTGTGCGTCGGTTGGTACTACTGGACCGAGCTCGAAGCAGCGTGGGCGACGTTCGACACGTTCGAGAACGTCGAGATGACCGTCGCCTACGCGCAAGCGCAGGACGACATCTTCATGACGCGCTGGATCGTGCTCGGCACGGGCATCGGCGGTGGCGCGCTGCTCACGATGGCGCTGCCGTTCCTTCTGCCGCACGAGGAAGGCGTGCCGTGGTGGTCGTTCATCCCCGCGGCTGCTGGCGCGGCATTGGCGGGCGTCGGCATCTGGCAGCTCACCGAGGACGGCGAAGCGATCGGCCCGCCGCAGACGCTCACGACGGAGCCCGCATGGCTCGGTGCGCACCTGATCGCGCACGCGGTGCCACTGCTCTCGGTGCCGTTCATCTATCTCGTGCGCGACGCGACGCGCGATCGCAGCGCAGGCGCCGCGGTGCACGTCGACGACCAGCGCGCCGAGCTCCGGGTCTGGGGCTCCTTCTGA